CTTGTTGGATTCAGTTTATGATTCATGACTGGATTGATCACTTGGAAGATACTAACCAGGTAACTCTCTATTCCGTTTAGAACTTGTGAACTTACAACCTGtctaatttattagtcctctaaatttgtttaaagtaaaTATTACTTTCTAAATTTActtagcctttgtttgggagtttggagtTTAATGGAAGAGAGAGTTAAAACTTAaaaggaggtaatggaaaggaAATGGAAGTGATGGAaaggaaagttaaaaattaatgttgtttgggagtttataggatggaaatggggttaaatgtttaacctcGTTTGGGATTTTAAATATGGAGGGGAAGGAGGTTAAATTTACtgacaagaaattttaaaaaactttacgttactcccattaatctccaatttggagattagaggaagtaaacatttaacctcattaaTCTCCATTTACTTTCAAAAAATAACTctcaaacaaggttaacttaatacttaaccttTCATTACTCCCATTTACTTCCgttaacctcctcccaaacaagggcttaGAGTGATCCATTTACTCTGAATTTTAGTGgcgtttttatttatttattttttcagcgTTTTTACTTTTATCAACTCAAtttatttatcaataaaattccAAGAGTTACAGTACCATAAGtaattatttagttttcattttttaaattgataagcaagataaaaaaaaaagtaatatttatattatttctaacaataatTATAAATTCATTTGACATCTGAGCAATTGTACATGGTTGTATTACTTTTTTCTTGGtaaccacatatatatatatatatatatggtcagGTTTTAAGagttggaaaataaataattcaaaaaataaataaaaatattaaaacaatAAGAAACAACAACTTCAACCCTTGGGATTTTGGTCAATGtctagtttattttattttgtttttagatTTCTTTTAGATGCTCTTTTCCTTTATATATTCAATGTATTATTCTTTTATGCATATATATcaagatttttaaattttatgctACTCAACTATTTAGCCTCttcatttatttcatttattattatttttttatatgtaagtataaaaattattatagttatataagtaaaaaaaatgagatCATGGAGTAATACACCCAATCAATTAAAAGAGGGAAGCCTACCACTTTATTAGAAGATTATTGGTGTTAAGAATAAAAGTGTATAAATGACATCAATGgattgataaataaaaatataatagaatttctgataaaaaaaacttgtatttttaattttcaaatataatCAATATACTTGTAATGAAATTTATGTAGCATATATATAGACACcaatatttttatccttatatatatcagtataaaaaattatttttattttctaattttttttattctcatTTACTTATAATTTAGGGCGGTTTGTTTTATATGtagttgttgtttgctgttacggtttcctctttgctgttggaaaaaactgtttttttcaaaaagcagggATTTCATGCATTTTTGAAAAGCTCATTTTCAAGTGTAAAATGCAAACATAAGTTCACTAATCAAACACTTAAAATTTTCACTTTTAAAGTCAAAAGGCAAACAGTAGCATGAAAATGAGCTACCAAACACTCTCTTAATATAACTTTACTtctaattttatcatttttaaaatattgtCCATTCATTTTCTTAATGAAAAAAGAGCTAATACGCGgcaaaataaaagtttaataattatataaaataaattaattattatatattaaagaAATTAGGATTatgttgaaataaaaaataattttatcattaaaaataggcaaaatgtaatttattattttaaattttatttagtccAACATTAAATAGtcaaaagaaacaaaattaaaacttaaaactatataattatttctccAAAAGCACATAATTGACTTCTATAATATGTAAGGCATAAAAACTAACAAATTATCCTATTCCAAATATAAAGTATATGGTTTAATTCGTGTTATTTTCATGATATTATACAGATTGAACTGATAGCTCCAAAAGAAGTTGCAAGCCAATGTCCCCTTAGTTCTTTTAAATTCTACAAGACAAAAGAAGTTCCTACAGGCTTTCATGAGATAAAGAGTGGTGCATTGAACATTCGTACACCTTGGTGGTAAGACCATTATACTATATTATTGAAGATCCATTATATATATGATGTAGAGAgattgataatattaattaattaaatggaTATTCAGGGATTCAAGTGCAGTATATGGAAGCAACACAGAAAAGGTAGAGAAAGTGAGAACATTCAAAGATGGAAAGCTGAAAATATCAGAAGACGGACTTCTTCAACGTGATCAAGATTGTATCGCAATTTCTGGTGATGTTCGCAATAGTTGGGTTGGTGTTTCTGTTTTGCAGGCTCTCTTTATTAAGGAGCATAATGCAGTATGTGATGCTCTTAAGAAGGAATATCCAAACTTAGATGATGATGAGTTATACAGGCATGCAAGATTGGTAACATCTGCTGTAATTGCAAAGATTCACACTATTGATTGGACTGTTGAACTTCTTAAAACCGATACTTTACATGCAGGAATGCGTGCCAACTGGTAATTAAACAAAATGATGCATAATTGGAATaagttgtttacttttttttttatcgaatTGAATTGAGTTCGGTAAACTAAAATCAATTGTTTAgtcaaatttaaaatatttttctttttttattcagTTCAATACAATATTTCCATCTATCCATTCCAAGCCTAATATTTTTATTCCATTTCAGGTATGGATTGTTGGGAAAGAAATTCAAGGATACATTTGGACATGTAGGAAATGCATTCCTTGGAGGTCTAGTGGGTACAAAGAAGTCTGAAAATCATGGAGTTCCATATTCTTTAACTGAGGAATTTGTGACCGTTTATAGGATGCATCCACTCCTACCCGATACTCTTGCTCTTAGGGACGTTTCAGCTCAAACCGGTcctaacaaatctccacccttGCTTAATCAGtatgtattttatttatattatcattaaaattgaTGATTTGAGTAGATAAATTGATGTACATATAATACACAGGATGCCAATGGAGAACTTGATAGGGTTGAAAGGAGAAAAGGTCCTACCTGAAATTGGATTCACTGGATTATTGGTGTCAATGGGTCACCAAGCCTGTGGTGCACTTGAGCTTTGGAATTATCCTCAGTTTCTTCGAGATGTAATCCCACAAGACGTTGATGGCCATGAAAGGCCTGATCATGTCGATCTAGCTGCACTTGAAGGtacatatttatattatttgacttgtttaattaattaaacgtatacaattaatgaatttatatgtGCAGTTTATAGAGATAGAGAGAGGAAAGTTGCAAGGTATAATGACTTCCGTAGATCTCTACTTCTGATTCCCATTTCCAAATGGGAAGATCTAACTGATAACAAAGAAGCTATTGAAGTACTAAGAGAGGTGTATGATGATGATGTGGAAGAGCTTGACATTTTAGTTGGTCTTTTGGCtgaaaaaaagataaaaggaTTTGCCATTAGTGAGACTGCTTTTACCATATTTCTTCTGATGGCTACAAGGAGACTAGAGGCAGACAGGTTCTTCACAAGCAATTTCAATGAGGAAACATACACAAAGAAAGGATTTAAATGGGTGAATACAACGGAGAGTTTGAAAGATGTAATGGATCGTCATTATCCTCACATTTCAGACAAATGGCTTAACTCTACAAGTGCTTTCTCTGTTTGGGACTCTCCTCCTAATGCTTACAATCCCATCCCTATCTACTTTCGTGTTCCATAGACGAAATTTGGCATCCataatcatattatatataatatgttGCATTCAATctctttatttctttatttacttGTTGTATTTCAAGTTATAATTTTTGTGTTGATATTTTCATTTGAAGTTCAGTTTATACATTGATTGATATTATGAATTTTCATTTGTGAGGATTTATAGTGATTTGTAATTATTAACCAATATGTAATAGGTAATGGGATTCACATTACCCACTATGTTGGAATCAACCATTCCCCTCCTTATTCTAAGGAATCAAATTGATTCCATcctttatgttatttttttttctctctatgcattttttttcattaaaattGTCAAATACATGGTTTTCCATTGCCAAATTCAATTTTCGTGCAGAAAATATAGTGGATAAACAtaattcaacatataaaatataatagatAACtacataataattttaaaatcatTTGAAAACTTTGatatttatgttattattattgatattattattattaaaccttattatgattattattattaacttCTGTATTGACTCCGATTCCAAACTAACCAAACAGGTTCAAAtggattctgattctgatttcatattaaaccaaacataataaataaattgtgtttCCGATTATGATTCCATTACATTCCGATTCCGTAGTTTTAACCAAACGTCCCCTTAATATTGCAATGCCCTTTCATTATATtgtcaataaattttaataatataagaAATATTTTACGACATGTCTAGCGTactatgttattattatatccCATCAATAATGTCATGTGACACTTTCAATtagtaaaatattattattgtgtaattaattatttatatatttttagttagttATCTATATGAAATCCTAGATTATAAATATAAACTCTAGACCGTAAAAAATAAACCATAAACCTAAATTATAAACCATCATTTTTCTAAAATATACGacgttttattaaattattagttTGACACATAGATGATATGGTATGCTAGATGTATAGTATAATATCTCAATAAGTAGGTTCCAATCTTTCGAGTAATTTTTTCAAGTTTGTGCCATATCCAAATTAAATGGGATGAAAAAAGTTGCTTCTTGAAGGGTCTGATGATGATGTATATATATGGGTGtacaaaaatttcaaaaaataaaaaaatagatcgGAAACTAAgctgaaaattaggttaaataaGATTAATAAATTAGTGTATGCTTTTCAATTctaaaacaaaattacaaacTAACTCAAAACACAATATTTACGTGCTTTAGTTAATTATGTATTTGTCTATGAGCGAGTAGAAATATTTTATTGAAGTAACCAAAAATAATTACAAGAGATTTTATGAAACTCACAAGCACAAGAATCACTAAAAAAGACTTTTAATGAGGATAAGAAACTATTTcattaaaagtatatatatatatatatatatatatatatatatatatatatatatatatatatatatatatataatagttaTAATGAGGGTACTAGAAACTTCCGTGGTGGCCTTCGATTGCAGATATCACATGTGCGGGGAATGGTCATTGAGAACACGCGTaacttagagagagagagagagagagtagaCCTCTTATACAGGGGTATTAGTGGGTCAAATCCACATATGTGGGGCTGGATGAGCCCAACTGGACTGCTTGCTTGGAGAGCTTGTATGTTTGGCTTTGTGGGGTTGGCCTATATTCCTTATCAAGTAGTCACTCTTCCCTTTTTCGAAGCGTGTTGTCAAACCATTTTATGTGAGTTCTTTACGGAATGCCTTTGGGGTGAGGATGATCAGGCCGAGTGTCGGAATTTGCTGGATATGTTATATCCATCAAAGTAACGATGGGTGTTCACGGAACGGTGCTGAGATGCCTTAAAGAGGCGTCCACAGAAATCGCAAGTGTTTTTTTTCCAGGAAATACGTCAAGGATATTGGAGCAGGAGATTTGCcgtgaaataacaattaatagTACaataaatttggtaaaataCCTTGGGGTTCCTCCTTTTCATTTGCGGGTTTCTAAATGCTTCCAACATATGTTAGTTCAGGTTCAGAGTCACTTAAGTGGATGGAAGTCCCACTACTTGTCTATGGCTAGTCGTACCACCCTTATGTAGTAGCGTCATTGATTTCATCGTATAGTATACAAACTTCCCTTCTCGGTATGAGCGTTTACCGAAAACTAAATTCACTCAATAGAAGGTTCCTCTATAAAGGGTCTGAAAATTAGAAGCGCGTTTATTTGGTACATTGGGACACTGTTTGCAAGCCAAGAAATGAAGAGTGCTTGGGGATGTGTCCGACTCAAGACTTTAATATTGTGTTGATTTCTAAGCTTAACTGGAGGATCCTCATTGAACCGTTGACATTATGGGTCTAGGTCCTTCGTAACTGATATGTTGGAGAAAAACGGGTTTGAATATGTTTCGGAGGTGTAGCATTCAGAGCCATATTTTGAACTATGTAGTTAAAAAGGATTCTCTCCTTCGGAAAGGGCTTGGTAGGATGTTCTCGAATGGCAAAACGTCCAAGTTTTGGATGCATAAGTGGGCCGGGGATAATCAACTGTCTGCTTTGACTCGAGAATCACCGTCGGCATGTGTTAATCCACATTTTATGACATCTTACTAGCAAACGGGAGGTGGCTGGGACTGGCACTCACTGAATAATTATCTCCATGCAGAAATATTGCTTCGTCTGGCCTTAATAGCGTTTTCCCTGAATCAGAAGAGGAGGATGACTGGTTTTGGAGAGCTTTGAACTCTAGGCATCACCCTTTCATCTAATGTAGTAGACCACATATTCGAGCATAATTAATCCGCAGTGGCAAGTAGTTTCGTGCCTTGGGGTTTCGGAACGCATCCGTTATTTCACTTCTTATGGACGGTATTTTGTCTAATGTCAAGCAAATGGATCGCCACCTGGGAACTGATGCCTCATGTGGTTTATGTTTTACTCCAGAGTCTAGCCTGCATATTTTTTGTGACTGTGGTGcgttaaaattaattttggcATGACTTGATTCAGAGTGGTGATAGAGGGGTTTTCTCTGGGACAGATTGGGAGAGTTGGCTGTACAACAATCTGACAAGCCAGGAGACAAGATTTGGGATGATCTGGCCTGTTGTGTTTGTAATGATTATCTGGTGGCTTTGACATTGGAGTTGTCAATAAGTTTAGATGCAAATGCTTCCCATTGTAGCAATAAAGTCGAATTTCTTAGGAGGCAAGTTACTGAGTTTCACAATGCTTTCAAGCTTGAGCAAAGCATGGTTATGAGGTCGATTAGAGAGATTTTGGTTGGTTAGAAGCCTCAAGATGGTGGTTGGGTTAAAATGAACAATGATTGTGCTAGTAAAGGAAACCCGTGTTTAGCCTCTGTAGGGGGAGTGTTACGTGACTCTAGAGGGATGTGATTAGATGGCCAAAGCACGGAGCAGAGACATCACGTTTACTGGTTAATCGAGAAATGCGAACAATTCTATGTTTGGGAGTGGAGGTGAAGATTGAGCATATGTTTTGTGAGGGAAACAAAGTTACGGATTGGATGGCTAACTACACAGGACGGTTAGTCTTGGATTGTTACTAATGTGATATGCCTTATGCAGACATCTAGAAGATTCTTGAGGCAAATATGGGCAGTTCCTGTCTTTTTAGGAGGACTCGAGATTAGCTTTTCTTAGCTTTTGTTTCAGGGTTTTAACCCCTCGtggtaacaaaaaaaaataatgtatacATAACTTTAGGGTGTTGTTATACTTAGCcacaaattcccacccctagccccgtgaaaggatgaaaatgccctttcattgGTTTTGGGTGGAAAAAGCCTCTTTTTTTTGCCTTCCCGACacacgggcgtgtggcta
The sequence above is drawn from the Euphorbia lathyris chromosome 6, ddEupLath1.1, whole genome shotgun sequence genome and encodes:
- the LOC136231904 gene encoding alpha-dioxygenase PIOX-like, whose translation is MVSLLLSGLKSLVNSHVHRFIHRDFHHVVARMTILDTFLFLIVHSVDKLGIWPKLPVFLSLIYLAMRRHLHQEYNLLNVGKTPVGVRFNPVDYPYRTDDGKFNDPFNEGVGSQGTFFGRNMLPVDQKDKLKKPDPMVVAAKLLARKEMIDTGKQFNVIAACWIQFMIHDWIDHLEDTNQIELIAPKEVASQCPLSSFKFYKTKEVPTGFHEIKSGALNIRTPWWDSSAVYGSNTEKVEKVRTFKDGKLKISEDGLLQRDQDCIAISGDVRNSWVGVSVLQALFIKEHNAVCDALKKEYPNLDDDELYRHARLVTSAVIAKIHTIDWTVELLKTDTLHAGMRANWYGLLGKKFKDTFGHVGNAFLGGLVGTKKSENHGVPYSLTEEFVTVYRMHPLLPDTLALRDVSAQTGPNKSPPLLNQMPMENLIGLKGEKVLPEIGFTGLLVSMGHQACGALELWNYPQFLRDVIPQDVDGHERPDHVDLAALEVYRDRERKVARYNDFRRSLLLIPISKWEDLTDNKEAIEVLREVYDDDVEELDILVGLLAEKKIKGFAISETAFTIFLLMATRRLEADRFFTSNFNEETYTKKGFKWVNTTESLKDVMDRHYPHISDKWLNSTSAFSVWDSPPNAYNPIPIYFRVP